The proteins below are encoded in one region of Silene latifolia isolate original U9 population chromosome 2, ASM4854445v1, whole genome shotgun sequence:
- the LOC141642387 gene encoding F-box/kelch-repeat protein At3g06240-like, translating into MLGFGYDPRTSDHKVVRLVYIRDKNLLDTTPPKVELYSVQERRWRWVCADYLVDICVCDLKWSQCFLNGNIHWVSWERDSKTRVFVRNWLLLFDVEGERFKKMKLPERLNKVNTLNLTVCDHNGKLSVMYSQLKGGFKGKEMERCEIWVKEEYSVGTSWCQVINLDLGSDISLGWIQCLRKNRDQVLGFTKRGTLVSYDPSRKEYKRPGFRGRWRSWSTCDFTESLILLDKKLDVGTYKDAGSRMKKRFTFNIDRYSHAQTMDEHEVEVGDEDEEGPIDDNIYYLSVVYTLMKFEGGKMTGDLSEFLSQAGLF; encoded by the exons ATGTTAGGATTTGGATATGATCCTAGGACAAGTGATCACAAAGTTGTGAGATTGGTTTATATCCGTGATAAGAATCTTTTGGACACGACCCCCCCGAAAGTTGAATTATACTCGGTTCAGGAAAGAAGATGGAGGTGGGTTTGTGCAGATTATCTTGTCGATATTTGCGTTTGCGATCTCAAATGGTCACAGTGCTTTCTAAACGGGAATATCCATTGGGTTTCATGGGAAAGGGATTCTAAAACCAGAGTTTTTGTAAGAaactggttgttgttgtttgatgTTGAGGGGGAGAGATTCAAAAAGATGAAATTACCTGAGCGTCTTAACAAGGTAAACACACTGAATCTCACTGTATGTGATCACAATGGAAAGTTGTCGGTCATGTACTCGCAACTGAAGGGAGGGTTCAAGGGGAAAGAGATGGAACGGTGTGAAATTTGGGTGAAAGAAGAATATAGTGTAGGGACGTCTTGGTGTCAAGTGATAAACCTCGACTTGGGCTCTGATATCAGTTTAGGGTGGATTCAGTGTTTGAGGAAGAACAGAGATCAGGTACTAGGATTCACCAAAAGAGGAACATTGGTGTCATATGATCCAAGTAGGAAAGAGTATAAGAGACCTGGGTTTCGTGGGCGTTGGCGCTCATGGTCTACTTGTGACTTCACTGAGAGTCTCATTCTTCTCGACAAGAAACTTGATGTAGGTACTTACAAAGACGCTGGTAGTCGCATGAAAAAGAG ATTTACTTTCAACATTGACCGCTATAGTCATGCTCAAACTATGGATGAACATGAAGTTGAGGTCGGCGATGAAGATGAAGAAGGTCCAATTGATGATAACAT CTATTATCTTTCCGTAGTCTATACATTAATGAAATTTGAAGGTGGCAAAATGACAGGAGACCTCTCAGAGTTCTTATCCCAAGCTG GTCTTTTCTGA